The Anabrus simplex isolate iqAnaSimp1 chromosome 6, ASM4041472v1, whole genome shotgun sequence genome includes the window atggggcttcattcatcccattcctgacccggtcgaatgactggaaacacgctgtggattagAATAGCTTTAATGCCACTTTTGACTGATAAACTCCTATAATATAATACCAATTACCTAATGCAACACCTAACTGCTCAAAAAATAGGATTATTCACTAAAATAGTCAATAGAGTGATATGCACAAATAACAAGAAACTTCCTCAGTTTGTCCTTGACGTTTATCAATTTATttcgaataaataataaataaataaacacacaatcAAACACATTCATATATGCTCAAGATACAGTCTCGTTATCAAAATATCTGTCATTCAGTACTCGTTCTCGACGATCAGGATAAAATTCTCTCAAAAACATTTTTCACTAAGGAACTTTTAAAGAAGTTGGGCAAGTATTCCTCATGCAGCTTGAATTACGGGGTAACTCTGCTGTTGTCCATAAACAATCATTATTTTCCGAATAATTATGACAGAACATTTCATCTGGGATCTTTTTGATTCCATGGCATGTATAATTTACTGAGATGGAATCGTTTAGGAATGTAACTTTGCCGCTGTTGCAGAACTGTACTAACGTCTGCGCAATCACTTTTCCTACCGAAAATTCTTTTTCATTTGTTAAACTATACGTCAAAGTTGAAAGCATTTTCATGAGTTCATACAAAAATGCATGGCATAGCTGTCTTACGCTCATAATCAAACCTTGTTTCATATCCATCATTGCTGTCTCTTCATCGCTGTTTATGAGAAATTCGGCTGCGGTCTGATTGAGGGTTAACACTTCGAAATCATAATTGATGCCACCATATTGCCACAACGTTATTACTCTAGCAGCGAACTTTATAACAGACGTATTTTCTTTACAGTGTTTCCAAAGTCCGTAAAGTGGAGAAGTAGCAAAGTAATCCTCACCATTTACATTTATCAATCTGATATTGTTGTAAACTTCTGCCAGAGAAGTAAGGTTTTTATTTTTTACTGTTGGACTCAACCACTCTGTCTTGTGAATGATCATAATATAACAGGTCATGTTGGGATTTAATTTCGCTGCAGATTCAATGGAACACACATGGTGAGAAGAAATATTCTCTGCGTCAATATAAACGAAGAATATTCTATGTTGTTTAGCTTCATGCATGTGAGTACTAAATGGTGTGACAACAGTAGTGTTTGCTGGAGATGTAGTGGTATTACTTAAGACAGAAGGAACAAAGTCCACTGTTTtaaaacctgatgatgatgatgatgatgatacatggTTGTAGGAAGTGCGATTTTCATTGATGATATAGTCTTGACAAGATTCTCCCAAACTTCGGATGTTTAAAGGTGGATGGAAGGTTGGTTTCCAGTACACGTGTACGCCTTGTTGACCTGTTATTAAAGAAGACATGATGGTCATAATGAGAAGCGTGACAAGGGATATGACTGCGATCACTAACGCGATCAGGACGACGGATAAGATATGACAGGGCCATCGAGACATCAGGGAAGCTGCTCCTCGGGCCACACTGCGAAATCGAGAAGGCTCGTCGTCTTGCCCGGAGCCTTTCAATTTACTTCCATCCTCCAACAGCAGCAATAGCAATGGGAAGCGCTCCTCTGTTG containing:
- the LOC136875482 gene encoding uncharacterized protein, whose protein sequence is MDSLSKTSLESDPTEERFPLLLLLLEDGSKLKGSGQDDEPSRFRSVARGAASLMSRWPCHILSVVLIALVIAVISLVTLLIMTIMSSLITGQQGVHVYWKPTFHPPLNIRSLGESCQDYIINENRTSYNHVSSSSSSSGFKTVDFVPSVLSNTTTSPANTTVVTPFSTHMHEAKQHRIFFVYIDAENISSHHVCSIESAAKLNPNMTCYIMIIHKTEWLSPTVKNKNLTSLAEVYNNIRLINVNGEDYFATSPLYGLWKHCKENTSVIKFAARVITLWQYGGINYDFEVLTLNQTAAEFLINSDEETAMMDMKQGLIMSVRQLCHAFLYELMKMLSTLTYSLTNEKEFSVGKVIAQTLVQFCNSGKVTFLNDSISVNYTCHGIKKIPDEMFCHNYSENNDCLWTTAELPRNSSCMRNTCPTSLKVP